The Mycolicibacterium sp. MU0050 genome segment GAGTGTCAGCGAGGCTCGGCGTGGCGTGATTCAGAATCACCGCTTTGGTGGTGGGATTGGCTTATGCCAGCACCACACAAGGGTGATCGTCTCGCCCATACGATCCGCCCGCCGCGCGAGGTCAGTGACGCGCTGCGTGCCGAAGCCGTCGCGCACGGCCTTTCCCTGTCCCAGTACGTCGCAGACCTACTGGCGATCCACATCGGAAGACCAGATCTTGCCCGCGACTTGGGCCGGTCGGACGAGGGGCTGCCGCTGGCGATCTGAGCACCGCAGCCCTGCAGCCAGGACGAA includes the following:
- a CDS encoding toxin-antitoxin system, with translation MPAPHKGDRLAHTIRPPREVSDALRAEAVAHGLSLSQYVADLLAIHIGRPDLARDLGRSDEGLPLAI